From Amycolatopsis sp. YIM 10, the proteins below share one genomic window:
- a CDS encoding SDR family oxidoreductase, producing the protein MGALDGRVAVITGAGRGIGREHALLFAAEGAAVVVNDLGGANDGSGSDTGPAREVVAEITAAGGKAVASTADVATWDGAAELVEQAVAEFGKLDVVVNNAGILRDAFLAGMDEARWDAVIAVHLKGHAAVLRHAAAYWKARSKAGEPVAAAVINTASASGTTLPNAGQANYGAAKAGIAALTLVAAAELERYGVRVNAIAPIARTRLTLATPGMGAIFAQEVEEGEFDAFAPANIAPLVAYLATEKCPHTGQVFAVQGGSIQLLRGWTVAETTETDDPWTIDGIDARLAGWSLT; encoded by the coding sequence ATGGGAGCACTGGACGGACGGGTCGCGGTGATCACCGGCGCCGGTCGTGGCATCGGGCGCGAGCACGCGCTGCTGTTCGCCGCGGAGGGCGCGGCGGTGGTGGTCAACGATCTGGGCGGGGCCAACGACGGCAGCGGTTCGGACACCGGACCGGCGCGGGAGGTGGTGGCCGAGATCACCGCCGCGGGCGGGAAAGCCGTCGCCAGCACGGCCGACGTGGCCACCTGGGACGGTGCCGCGGAGCTGGTGGAGCAGGCGGTCGCCGAGTTCGGGAAGCTCGACGTGGTGGTGAACAACGCGGGCATCCTGCGCGACGCCTTCCTGGCCGGGATGGACGAAGCGCGGTGGGACGCGGTGATCGCGGTGCACCTCAAGGGGCACGCGGCGGTGCTGCGCCACGCGGCGGCGTACTGGAAGGCGCGCTCGAAGGCCGGCGAACCCGTTGCCGCGGCAGTGATCAACACGGCCTCGGCGTCGGGAACCACGCTGCCGAACGCGGGTCAGGCGAACTACGGCGCGGCCAAGGCGGGGATCGCCGCGCTCACCCTGGTGGCCGCGGCGGAACTGGAACGCTACGGCGTGCGGGTGAACGCGATCGCCCCGATCGCGCGTACGCGGCTCACCCTGGCTACTCCGGGCATGGGCGCGATTTTCGCGCAGGAGGTCGAAGAGGGCGAGTTCGACGCCTTCGCGCCGGCCAACATCGCACCGCTGGTGGCCTATCTGGCGACCGAGAAGTGCCCGCACACCGGCCAGGTCTTCGCTGTGCAGGGCGGTTCCATCCAGTTGCTGCGGGGTTGGACGGTCGCCGAAACCACGGAAACCGATGACCCGTGGACGATCGACGGCATCGATGCGCGCCTCGCCGGGTGGTCGCTCACATAG
- the leuD gene encoding 3-isopropylmalate dehydratase small subunit — translation MDPFTTHTGVGVPLRRSNVDTDQIIPAVYLKRVTRTGFEDGLFAAWRSDSEFVLNQEPFRAGSVLVAGPDFGTGSSREHAVWALMNYGFRVVISSRFADIFRGNSGKQGLLAAQCEQSDVELLWKLLENDPGTEVTVDLQAKTVRAKDFTAPFTIDDYTRWRLLEGLDDIALTLRHAEEIDSFESGRPSWKPVTTPLGG, via the coding sequence ATGGACCCCTTCACCACCCACACCGGCGTCGGCGTGCCGCTGCGCCGGTCCAACGTGGACACTGACCAGATCATCCCGGCCGTCTACCTCAAGCGCGTGACCCGCACCGGGTTCGAGGACGGGCTGTTCGCCGCCTGGCGCTCGGACAGCGAGTTCGTGCTCAACCAGGAGCCCTTCCGGGCGGGCAGCGTGCTGGTCGCCGGGCCGGACTTCGGCACCGGCTCCTCCCGTGAGCACGCGGTCTGGGCGCTGATGAACTACGGCTTCCGCGTGGTCATCTCGTCCCGGTTCGCCGACATCTTCCGGGGGAACTCCGGCAAGCAGGGGCTGCTGGCCGCCCAGTGCGAGCAGTCGGACGTCGAGTTGCTCTGGAAGCTGCTCGAGAACGACCCCGGCACGGAGGTCACCGTGGACCTCCAGGCGAAGACCGTACGGGCCAAGGACTTCACCGCGCCCTTCACGATCGACGACTACACCCGCTGGCGGCTGCTCGAAGGGCTGGATGACATCGCTCTCACCCTGCGACACGCCGAAGAGATCGATTCGTTCGAATCCGGCCGCCCCTCCTGGAAGCCGGTGACCACCCCACTGGGCGGCTGA
- a CDS encoding HU family DNA-binding protein, which yields MANKAQLIEALSERLGDKKVASEAVDGLVDIIIRTVNKGEKVNITGFGVFEKRARAARTARNPRTGETVRVKKTNVPAFRAGTTFKDVVSGAKKLPKVTAAKRATAGTRAASTTTRATTTRATASRPSTTRSTTTRTRATTTRSTAASRTAAKAAPKTAAKATTAKATTAKKTTAKAAPKAAAKTTTAKATTKAAPKATAAKKTTAAKRTTAAKKK from the coding sequence ATGGCCAACAAGGCCCAGCTGATCGAGGCGCTGTCGGAGCGTCTGGGCGACAAAAAGGTTGCATCGGAAGCGGTCGACGGTCTCGTCGACATCATCATCCGGACGGTCAACAAGGGCGAGAAGGTGAACATCACCGGCTTCGGGGTGTTCGAGAAGCGCGCCCGCGCCGCCCGGACCGCGCGGAACCCGCGTACCGGTGAGACGGTCCGCGTCAAGAAGACCAACGTGCCCGCCTTCCGCGCCGGCACGACCTTCAAGGACGTGGTGAGCGGCGCGAAGAAGCTGCCGAAGGTCACCGCCGCCAAGCGCGCCACCGCGGGTACCCGTGCCGCGAGCACCACCACTCGCGCCACCACCACCCGGGCGACGGCCAGCCGTCCGAGCACCACCCGCAGCACCACGACTCGCACGCGCGCCACCACCACGCGCAGCACCGCCGCGAGCCGTACCGCTGCCAAGGCGGCGCCGAAGACGGCCGCGAAGGCCACCACGGCCAAGGCGACCACGGCGAAGAAGACCACCGCCAAGGCCGCTCCGAAGGCGGCGGCGAAGACCACCACCGCCAAGGCCACCACCAAGGCCGCTCCCAAGGCGACCGCCGCGAAGAAGACCACCGCGGCCAAGCGCACCACCGCCGCGAAGAAGAAGTAG
- a CDS encoding lipid-transfer protein, with amino-acid sequence MADRVYVAGVGMTKFEKPGRRPDWDYPLMAKEAGTRALEDAGIDYQRIEQAYVGYVYGESTSGQRAVYELGLTGIPIVNVNNNCSTGSTALYLAAQAVRSGQADCVLALGFEKMRPGSLGSTFDDREQPLGKHIQALAEISEVLFPPAPWMFGAAGREHMKQYGTTAEQFAKIGHKNHRHSVNNPYAQFQDEYTLDEILGSRMVYDPLTKLQCSPTSDGSGAAVLVSESFVEERGLAGRAVEIVGQAMTTDFVSTFDGSAKNIVGHDMNVRAARKVYEQSGLGPADFQVIELHDCFSANELLLYEALGLCADGEAGQLVDDGQTTYGGKWVVNPSGGLISKGHPLGATGLAQCAELTWQLRGTADKRQVDGVTAALQHNIGLGGAAVVTAYQRAER; translated from the coding sequence GTGGCGGACAGGGTGTACGTCGCCGGGGTGGGCATGACCAAGTTCGAGAAGCCGGGTCGCCGGCCGGACTGGGACTACCCGCTGATGGCGAAGGAAGCCGGGACCAGGGCGCTGGAGGACGCCGGGATCGACTACCAGCGGATCGAGCAGGCCTACGTCGGCTACGTCTACGGCGAGTCGACCTCGGGGCAGCGCGCGGTCTACGAACTGGGGCTGACCGGTATCCCGATCGTCAACGTCAACAACAACTGCTCCACCGGCTCGACCGCGCTGTACCTGGCCGCGCAGGCGGTCAGGAGCGGGCAGGCCGACTGCGTGCTGGCGCTGGGCTTCGAAAAGATGCGGCCCGGTTCGCTCGGGTCCACTTTCGACGATCGCGAGCAGCCGCTGGGCAAGCACATCCAGGCGCTGGCCGAGATCTCCGAGGTGCTCTTCCCGCCCGCGCCGTGGATGTTCGGCGCCGCCGGGCGCGAGCACATGAAGCAGTACGGCACCACGGCCGAGCAGTTCGCGAAGATCGGTCACAAGAACCACCGGCACTCGGTGAACAACCCATACGCGCAGTTCCAGGACGAGTACACACTGGACGAGATCCTCGGCTCGCGGATGGTCTACGACCCGCTGACCAAGCTGCAGTGCTCGCCCACTTCGGACGGTTCGGGCGCCGCGGTGCTGGTCAGCGAGTCCTTTGTGGAAGAGCGCGGGCTGGCCGGGCGGGCGGTGGAGATCGTCGGCCAGGCGATGACCACCGACTTCGTGTCCACTTTCGACGGCAGCGCGAAGAACATCGTCGGCCACGACATGAACGTGCGGGCCGCGCGGAAGGTCTACGAGCAGTCCGGCCTCGGCCCGGCCGACTTCCAGGTGATCGAGCTGCACGACTGCTTCTCCGCCAACGAGCTGCTGCTCTACGAAGCGCTCGGCCTCTGCGCCGACGGGGAAGCCGGGCAGCTGGTCGACGACGGCCAGACCACCTACGGCGGCAAGTGGGTGGTGAACCCGTCGGGCGGGTTGATCTCGAAAGGACACCCGCTCGGCGCCACCGGGCTGGCGCAGTGCGCCGAACTGACCTGGCAGCTACGCGGAACCGCGGACAAGCGGCAGGTCGACGGCGTCACCGCCGCGCTGCAGCACAACATCGGCCTCGGCGGCGCCGCCGTGGTCACCGCCTACCAGCGCGCCGAGCGCTGA
- a CDS encoding MASE1 domain-containing protein: MVSRSARWAAAVLALAACYYLGARLGLEFALVRGQVAPLWPSTGLAVAAMLRFGVRLWPGALLGSLAANAPLGPSPLAVLGIAAGAAAAPAVAVLLLRRAGFRTELARLRDVMSLVLFGAVAGMAISATVGVGTLVATGAIPREQGLTAWSVWWAGDATGLLVFAPALLALSTAHLVRWHRITAAQWIQAVLLTTGTFALAAAVAAGQVPWLFIIFPMVIWSAWRLGLAVVSLCLVIATSGTTIAAALGAGPFAGQDLLNRMVLLQSFNGALVLTGLLLAAAAAEQRVATATSERAGAELEARVTERTAMFTEAERVGRVGSWERDLTTDAVTWSDQMFRLYGLVPRSRELDYRTFLAHVHPDDRETVIATNEQALRDHLDTELAHRVVWPDGTVRWLNRRASLVVDESGVARKMVGTAQDITAARAAAAETRLLLESGTDAIVGFDTAGVVTLANERAADLFGELTGRRIERALPELETDRAVQGAEVTGKRHDGTEFPAEVTLRPLSTAEGAFGGTVAVVVVRDITRRKEAEKARRQLQDEHRRRQQALEINDNVIQGLSAALYALDSGESERAVRTLRRTLDTARETMRNLLHESTGIAPGDLVRQQPAALAPPANPATDPRPAASAPVTAVIADDSREVRFALRALLESLQGISVVGEVADGIEAVRIATDRQPDAMLLDLAMPRMDGLEALPLILAASPGTKVIVVSGYGRDQVAEQALRLGATAYVEKGGSTRLLANLLADLFSEISRERTELPPAPSADDHPGLDQQTELAVTCAHELRNPITGLTSITQLLLEQTDRMPSATVHKLLGTMARSLRQLDRLVQDLADAGRMLSGDLELLLETTDLGELARTVVGELPDLTEDHPVELLAETGVVAGVDPFRIRQVLVNLLGNAAKFSPPGSPIRLALTVDGDHVEIAVTDRGPGVPAEHRDRLFGKFERLGSTQKGTGLGLYISKEIARSHHGDLVLADSSPDGSTFVLSLPIVLSGQWPENALET, from the coding sequence ATGGTTTCCCGATCAGCGCGATGGGCCGCCGCCGTGCTCGCGCTCGCTGCTTGTTACTACCTCGGCGCGCGGCTCGGCCTGGAGTTCGCGCTGGTGCGCGGCCAGGTCGCCCCGCTGTGGCCGTCGACCGGGCTGGCGGTGGCCGCGATGCTGCGCTTCGGCGTCCGCCTGTGGCCGGGGGCGCTGCTCGGTTCGCTGGCCGCCAACGCACCGCTCGGGCCCTCCCCGCTCGCCGTGCTCGGCATCGCCGCGGGCGCGGCCGCGGCACCGGCGGTGGCCGTGCTGCTGTTGCGCCGCGCCGGGTTCCGGACCGAGCTGGCCCGGCTGCGCGACGTGATGTCGCTGGTGTTGTTCGGCGCGGTGGCCGGAATGGCGATCAGCGCCACCGTCGGCGTCGGCACCCTGGTGGCCACCGGTGCGATCCCGCGCGAGCAGGGGCTCACCGCCTGGTCGGTGTGGTGGGCGGGCGACGCCACCGGGCTGCTGGTCTTCGCGCCCGCACTGCTCGCGCTCTCCACCGCGCACCTCGTGCGCTGGCACCGGATCACCGCCGCGCAATGGATACAGGCCGTCCTGCTGACCACCGGCACGTTCGCACTGGCGGCCGCGGTGGCCGCCGGTCAGGTGCCGTGGCTGTTCATCATCTTCCCGATGGTGATCTGGAGCGCCTGGCGCCTCGGCCTCGCCGTGGTCTCCCTCTGCCTGGTCATCGCCACCAGCGGCACCACCATCGCCGCCGCGCTCGGCGCCGGGCCGTTCGCCGGGCAGGACCTGCTCAACCGGATGGTGCTGCTGCAGTCGTTCAACGGCGCGCTCGTGCTGACCGGGCTGCTGCTCGCCGCCGCGGCCGCCGAGCAGCGGGTGGCCACCGCGACCAGCGAACGGGCGGGCGCCGAACTGGAGGCAAGGGTCACCGAGCGGACGGCGATGTTCACCGAGGCCGAGCGCGTCGGCCGGGTGGGCAGCTGGGAACGCGACCTGACCACCGACGCGGTGACCTGGAGCGACCAGATGTTCCGGCTCTACGGCCTGGTCCCCCGCTCGCGCGAACTGGACTACCGCACGTTTCTCGCGCACGTGCACCCCGACGACCGCGAAACCGTCATCGCCACCAACGAACAGGCGTTGCGCGACCACCTCGACACCGAACTCGCGCACCGGGTGGTGTGGCCGGACGGCACCGTCCGCTGGCTCAACCGCCGGGCCAGCCTGGTGGTCGACGAGTCCGGCGTCGCGCGGAAGATGGTCGGCACCGCGCAGGACATCACCGCGGCCAGGGCGGCCGCGGCGGAAACCCGGCTCCTGCTCGAATCCGGCACCGATGCCATCGTCGGCTTCGACACCGCCGGGGTGGTGACACTGGCCAACGAGCGCGCGGCGGACCTGTTCGGCGAACTCACCGGCCGGCGCATCGAACGGGCCTTGCCGGAACTGGAAACCGACCGGGCCGTCCAGGGCGCCGAGGTGACCGGCAAGCGCCACGACGGCACGGAGTTCCCGGCGGAGGTCACGCTGCGCCCGCTGTCCACGGCCGAAGGCGCGTTCGGCGGCACGGTCGCCGTGGTCGTGGTCCGCGACATCACCCGCCGCAAGGAAGCCGAAAAAGCCCGGCGCCAGCTGCAGGACGAGCACCGGCGCCGCCAGCAGGCACTGGAGATCAACGACAACGTCATCCAGGGATTGTCGGCCGCGCTCTACGCACTGGATTCCGGCGAGTCCGAGCGGGCGGTGCGCACGTTGCGGCGGACTCTCGACACCGCGCGGGAAACCATGCGGAACCTGCTGCACGAAAGCACCGGCATCGCGCCGGGTGATCTGGTGCGACAGCAACCCGCCGCGCTCGCCCCACCGGCCAATCCCGCGACCGATCCGCGCCCCGCCGCTTCCGCGCCGGTCACCGCGGTCATCGCCGACGACAGCCGCGAGGTCCGGTTCGCCCTGCGCGCGCTGCTGGAATCGTTGCAGGGCATCAGCGTCGTCGGTGAGGTGGCCGACGGCATCGAGGCGGTGCGCATCGCCACCGACCGGCAACCCGACGCGATGCTGCTCGACCTCGCCATGCCGCGCATGGACGGGCTCGAGGCGCTGCCGCTGATCCTCGCGGCCTCACCGGGCACCAAGGTCATCGTGGTCTCCGGGTACGGCCGCGACCAGGTCGCCGAGCAGGCGCTGCGCCTCGGCGCCACCGCGTACGTGGAGAAGGGCGGCTCGACCCGGCTGCTGGCGAACCTGCTGGCCGACCTGTTCTCCGAAATCAGCCGTGAACGGACGGAACTGCCACCGGCCCCGTCCGCCGACGACCACCCCGGCCTGGACCAGCAGACCGAGCTGGCGGTGACCTGCGCGCACGAACTGCGCAATCCCATCACCGGGCTCACCAGCATCACCCAGCTGCTGCTGGAGCAGACCGACCGGATGCCGTCCGCGACCGTCCACAAGCTACTCGGCACGATGGCGCGCAGCCTGCGTCAGCTGGACCGGCTGGTGCAGGACCTCGCCGACGCCGGGCGCATGCTCTCCGGCGACCTGGAACTGCTGCTGGAAACCACCGATCTCGGCGAGCTGGCGCGGACAGTGGTCGGCGAACTGCCCGACCTCACCGAGGACCACCCGGTGGAGCTGCTGGCGGAGACGGGCGTGGTGGCCGGGGTCGACCCGTTCCGCATCCGGCAGGTGCTGGTGAACCTGCTGGGCAACGCGGCGAAGTTCAGCCCGCCGGGCAGCCCGATCCGGCTCGCGCTCACCGTCGACGGCGACCACGTCGAGATCGCCGTCACCGATCGCGGTCCCGGGGTGCCCGCCGAGCACCGCGACCGGCTCTTCGGCAAGTTCGAACGGCTCGGCAGCACCCAGAAGGGCACCGGTCTCGGCCTGTACATCTCGAAGGAGATCGCCCGGTCGCACCACGGCGATCTGGTGCTG
- a CDS encoding chitinase, protein MFGRGSRMLMVALAALLAAPLALLTPAAATESAETCPVKSKPAGKVLQGYWENWDGASNGVHPPLGWIPITDSRIAAHGYNVLNAAFPVILSDGTVLWEDGMDSTVKVATPAEMCAAKAAGATILMSIGGATAGIDLNSAAVADRFVATIVPILKKYNFDGIDIDIETGLVGSGNIGTPSASQANLIRIIDGVLAQMPSNFGLTMAPETAYVTGGSVVYGSIWGAYLPIIKKYADNGRLWWLNMQYYNGSMYGCSGDSYQAGTVQGFTAQTNCLNQGLVVQGTTIRVPFDKQVPGLPAQPGAGGGYMSTGLVAQAWNSYSGGLKGLMTWSINWDGSKNWTFGNNVKALQGR, encoded by the coding sequence ATGTTCGGTCGTGGCTCACGCATGCTCATGGTCGCCTTGGCGGCTCTGCTGGCGGCCCCGCTGGCGCTGCTGACCCCGGCGGCGGCCACCGAAAGCGCCGAGACCTGTCCGGTGAAGTCGAAACCGGCGGGCAAGGTGCTGCAGGGGTACTGGGAGAACTGGGACGGTGCCTCGAACGGGGTGCACCCACCGCTCGGCTGGATTCCGATCACCGACTCCCGCATCGCGGCCCACGGGTACAACGTGCTCAACGCCGCTTTCCCGGTGATCCTCTCCGACGGCACCGTGTTGTGGGAGGACGGCATGGACTCCACGGTGAAGGTGGCCACGCCCGCCGAGATGTGCGCGGCGAAGGCGGCCGGCGCCACCATCCTGATGTCGATCGGCGGCGCGACCGCCGGGATCGACCTGAACTCCGCGGCGGTGGCCGACCGGTTCGTCGCCACGATCGTGCCGATACTGAAGAAGTACAACTTCGACGGCATCGACATCGACATCGAGACCGGCCTGGTGGGCAGCGGCAACATCGGCACGCCGTCGGCGTCGCAGGCCAACCTGATCCGGATCATCGACGGGGTGCTGGCGCAGATGCCGTCGAACTTCGGGCTGACCATGGCGCCGGAGACCGCCTACGTCACCGGTGGCAGTGTGGTCTACGGCTCGATCTGGGGCGCGTACCTGCCGATCATCAAGAAGTACGCGGACAACGGCAGGCTGTGGTGGCTGAACATGCAGTACTACAACGGCAGCATGTACGGCTGCTCCGGTGACTCCTACCAGGCGGGCACCGTGCAGGGCTTCACCGCGCAGACCAACTGCCTGAACCAGGGCCTGGTGGTGCAGGGCACCACGATCCGGGTGCCGTTCGACAAGCAGGTGCCGGGCCTGCCCGCGCAGCCGGGCGCCGGTGGCGGGTACATGTCGACCGGACTCGTGGCGCAGGCGTGGAACAGCTACTCCGGCGGGCTGAAGGGCCTGATGACCTGGTCGATCAACTGGGACGGTTCGAAGAACTGGACCTTCGGGAACAACGTCAAGGCCCTCCAGGGCCGCTGA
- the leuC gene encoding 3-isopropylmalate dehydratase large subunit — protein MSKTRGRTLAEKVWDAHVVRRGEGAEPDLLYIDLHLVHEVTSPQAFDGLRLAGRPVRRPDLTIATEDHNVPTVDIELPIADPVSRTQVDTLRRNCKEFGVRLHPMGDAEQGIVHVIGPQLGLTQPGMTVVCGDSHTSTHGAFGAMAFGIGTSEVEHVLATQTLPLRPFKTMAINVDGRLRPGVTAKDIILAVIAKIGTGGGQGYVLEYRGSAIEALSMEARMTVCNMSIEAGARAGMIAPDQVTFDYLEGRPHAPKGADWDAALADWRELKTDDDAEFDAEVRLDADTLTPFVTWGTNPGQGLPLGESVPDPEQIADENERFAAEKALSYMDLKPGTPLREVQVDTVFLGSCTNGRIEDLRAAAAVLAGHRVADGVRMLVVPGSMRVRQAAEAEGLHKIFTDAGAEWRQAGCSMCLGMNPDQLKPGERSASTSNRNFEGRQGKGGRTHLVSPLVAAATAVRGTLSSPEDLVPATAGTAQ, from the coding sequence ATGTCCAAAACGCGGGGCCGCACGCTGGCGGAAAAGGTTTGGGACGCACACGTGGTGCGCCGGGGCGAGGGAGCCGAGCCCGACCTGCTCTACATCGACCTGCACCTGGTGCACGAAGTCACCAGCCCGCAGGCCTTCGACGGTCTCCGGCTGGCCGGTCGCCCGGTGCGCAGGCCGGACCTGACCATCGCCACCGAGGACCACAACGTGCCGACGGTCGACATCGAACTGCCGATCGCCGATCCCGTTTCGCGGACCCAGGTCGACACGCTTCGCCGGAACTGCAAGGAGTTCGGCGTCCGGCTGCACCCGATGGGCGATGCGGAGCAGGGCATCGTGCACGTGATCGGCCCGCAGCTCGGCCTGACCCAGCCGGGCATGACGGTGGTCTGCGGTGACAGCCACACCTCCACCCACGGCGCGTTCGGCGCGATGGCCTTCGGCATCGGCACCTCCGAGGTGGAGCACGTGCTGGCCACCCAGACGCTGCCGCTGCGTCCATTCAAGACGATGGCGATCAACGTCGACGGCCGGTTGCGCCCCGGGGTGACCGCCAAGGACATCATTCTCGCGGTGATCGCCAAGATCGGCACCGGCGGCGGGCAGGGCTACGTGCTCGAGTACCGCGGCAGCGCGATCGAGGCGCTGTCCATGGAAGCCCGGATGACCGTCTGCAACATGTCGATCGAAGCCGGCGCCCGCGCCGGGATGATCGCACCGGACCAGGTCACCTTCGACTACCTCGAAGGCCGTCCGCACGCGCCGAAGGGTGCCGACTGGGACGCCGCGCTGGCCGACTGGCGCGAGCTGAAGACCGACGACGACGCCGAGTTCGACGCCGAAGTGCGTCTCGACGCCGACACCCTCACCCCGTTCGTGACCTGGGGCACCAACCCCGGGCAGGGCCTGCCGCTGGGCGAGTCGGTGCCCGATCCCGAGCAGATCGCCGACGAGAACGAGCGCTTCGCCGCCGAGAAGGCCCTGTCCTATATGGACCTCAAGCCGGGCACCCCGCTGCGTGAGGTCCAGGTGGACACCGTCTTCCTCGGCTCGTGCACGAACGGCCGGATCGAGGACCTGCGGGCGGCCGCGGCGGTGCTGGCCGGGCACCGGGTGGCCGATGGCGTGCGGATGCTGGTGGTGCCGGGCTCGATGCGGGTGCGCCAGGCCGCCGAAGCCGAGGGGCTGCACAAGATCTTCACCGACGCCGGGGCCGAATGGCGGCAGGCCGGTTGCTCGATGTGCCTTGGCATGAACCCGGACCAGCTCAAGCCGGGCGAGCGCAGCGCGTCGACCTCCAACCGGAACTTCGAGGGCAGGCAGGGCAAGGGGGGCCGGACGCACCTGGTCTCGCCGCTGGTGGCCGCCGCGACCGCGGTCCGCGGCACGCTCTCCTCGCCGGAAGACCTGGTGCCCGCCACGGCCGGTACCGCCCAGTAG
- a CDS encoding SRPBCC family protein, with protein sequence MGKVDASVELPAPQEKVWAEFSNPNNFEKWLTIHTKWKGEVPAEFSAGARATEVVTMLGMANAIEWTVEEFDAPHRLVISGTGMAGVKVTFELRVEAAGERSTATIDAEFSGQMIVGALGKAVEKDARKNLEKSLENFAELVA encoded by the coding sequence ATGGGCAAGGTCGACGCGTCGGTGGAACTGCCCGCACCCCAGGAGAAGGTGTGGGCCGAGTTCTCCAACCCGAACAACTTCGAGAAGTGGCTGACCATCCACACCAAGTGGAAGGGCGAGGTGCCCGCCGAGTTCAGCGCGGGCGCGCGGGCCACCGAGGTGGTCACCATGCTGGGCATGGCGAACGCGATCGAGTGGACCGTCGAGGAGTTCGACGCACCGCACCGGCTGGTCATCTCCGGCACCGGGATGGCCGGGGTGAAGGTCACCTTCGAGCTCCGGGTCGAGGCGGCGGGGGAGCGGTCGACGGCCACCATCGACGCCGAGTTCAGCGGGCAGATGATCGTCGGCGCGCTGGGCAAGGCGGTGGAGAAGGACGCCAGGAAGAACCTGGAGAAGTCGCTGGAGAACTTCGCCGAACTGGTCGCGTGA
- a CDS encoding IclR family transcriptional regulator, producing the protein MGQHSGIGVLDKAVAVLQAVAEDPCGLAELCSRTGLPRATAHRLAVGLEVHRLLRRGPDGRWRPGTALAELAGGTTDPLLDAAGSVLPKLRDITGESVQLYRRDGVQRVCVSTAEPPSGLRDTVPIGSRLPMTAGSGAKVLAAWSDPHTQRAILTDAVYGERTLLEVRRRGWAQSVAEREPGVASVSAPVRDSSGTVVAAVSVSGPIERIGRKPGARWAADLLAAAEALQERL; encoded by the coding sequence GTGGGACAGCATAGCGGTATCGGAGTCCTGGACAAGGCGGTGGCCGTGCTGCAGGCGGTCGCCGAAGATCCCTGCGGGCTCGCCGAACTCTGCAGCCGGACCGGCCTTCCGCGCGCCACCGCGCACCGGCTGGCGGTCGGGCTCGAGGTGCACAGACTGCTCCGGCGCGGGCCGGACGGGCGCTGGCGGCCGGGCACGGCGCTGGCCGAACTCGCCGGTGGCACAACGGATCCGCTGCTCGACGCGGCGGGCTCGGTGCTGCCGAAGCTGCGGGACATCACCGGCGAGAGCGTGCAGCTCTACCGCCGCGACGGGGTGCAGCGGGTGTGCGTGTCGACCGCGGAACCGCCGAGTGGCCTGCGCGACACCGTGCCGATCGGTTCGCGGTTGCCGATGACGGCCGGTTCCGGGGCGAAGGTTCTCGCCGCGTGGTCGGATCCGCACACGCAGCGCGCGATCCTCACCGACGCGGTCTACGGGGAGCGCACGCTGCTGGAGGTGCGGCGGCGTGGCTGGGCGCAAAGCGTGGCCGAACGGGAGCCCGGTGTGGCGAGCGTCTCGGCGCCGGTGCGGGATTCCTCGGGCACCGTGGTCGCCGCGGTTTCGGTGTCCGGGCCGATCGAGCGCATCGGGCGCAAACCGGGCGCGCGCTGGGCGGCGGATCTGCTCGCCGCGGCCGAGGCGCTCCAGGAACGCCTGTGA
- a CDS encoding MaoC/PaaZ C-terminal domain-containing protein translates to MEFDPGKLGKWTDEIRFDVTAERIAEYAAATNDPIPAHRDGVVASPVFAIVPVFQSLLEPALEVVPLPLIGRVLHGEQDFRFHRPIRPGDRLVARARMLGYRGRPKGTAANVHLETRTTGGEPVNDQYVTFVVRGFDAGTQVGELAPGHRFDEALREQPPVAEITQHIDEDQTFRYGPAAGDPMPIHLDDEIAKEAGLPGIIAHGLCSMAFTSWGALSELAGSDVTRLRRLAVRFAKPVFPGQDLHTRFWRTGSGAYAYETTAGAQVVLTDGLAEITD, encoded by the coding sequence ATGGAGTTCGATCCGGGAAAGCTCGGCAAGTGGACGGACGAGATCCGGTTCGACGTCACCGCCGAGCGGATCGCGGAGTACGCGGCCGCAACCAACGACCCGATCCCGGCGCATCGGGACGGTGTGGTGGCGAGCCCGGTGTTCGCCATCGTGCCGGTGTTCCAGTCGCTGCTGGAGCCCGCACTCGAGGTGGTGCCGCTGCCGCTGATCGGCCGGGTGCTGCACGGCGAGCAGGATTTCCGGTTCCACCGGCCGATCCGGCCCGGCGACCGGCTGGTGGCCAGGGCCAGGATGCTCGGTTACCGCGGCAGGCCGAAGGGCACCGCGGCGAACGTGCACCTGGAAACCCGCACCACCGGCGGCGAACCGGTCAACGACCAGTACGTGACCTTTGTGGTGCGTGGGTTCGACGCCGGTACGCAAGTGGGTGAACTGGCGCCGGGGCACCGGTTCGACGAGGCGCTGCGCGAACAGCCGCCGGTGGCCGAAATCACCCAGCACATCGACGAGGACCAGACGTTCCGGTACGGCCCGGCCGCCGGTGATCCGATGCCGATCCATCTCGACGACGAGATCGCGAAGGAGGCCGGGCTGCCCGGCATCATCGCGCACGGCCTGTGCAGCATGGCCTTCACTTCGTGGGGCGCGCTGAGCGAGCTGGCCGGTTCCGACGTGACCCGGTTGCGGCGACTGGCGGTCCGCTTCGCCAAACCGGTTTTTCCCGGGCAGGACCTGCACACGCGCTTCTGGCGCACGGGTTCCGGCGCCTACGCCTACGAAACCACCGCGGGGGCGCAGGTGGTGCTCACCGACGGCCTCGCCGAGATCACCGACTGA